One Spodoptera frugiperda isolate SF20-4 chromosome 30, AGI-APGP_CSIRO_Sfru_2.0, whole genome shotgun sequence genomic window carries:
- the LOC118269988 gene encoding roundabout homolog 1, whose translation MMSGRRLASCSAVTAVLLVLIISGSVTSSDESLFPRFVEPVTNVTVTVGRDALLACVVEDLRGYKVAWVRVDTQTILSIHHNIITQNARISLSYNDHRSWYLHIKNVQEVDRGWYMCQVNTDPMRSRKGYLQVVGEYTTSISLSYNDHRSWYLHIKNVQEVDRGWYMCQVNTDPMRSRKGYLQVVGEYTTSISLSYNYHRSWYLHIKNVQEVDRGWYMCQVNTDPMRSRKGYLQVVGEYTTSISLSYNDHRSWYLHIKNVQEVDRGWYMCQVNTDPMRSRKGYLQVVGEYTTSISLSYNDHRSWYLHIKNVQEVDRGWYMCQVNTDPMRSRKGYLQVVGEYTTSISLSYNDHRSWYLHIKNVQEVDRGWYMCQVNTDPMRSRKGYLQVVVPPVIIDNMTSTDMVVREGTNVTMVCRATGYPEPYVMWRREDGQEFNCNGESVNVVDGENLTISKVSRLHMGAYLCIASNGVPPSISKRVVLMVQFPPMLSIPNQLEAAYIGQDVTLECHTEAYPSSINYWTTDRGDMIISGNKYITSLSDDSYSRKMKLTIRRVSSRDFSSYRCVAKNSLGETDGLIRLDEIPAPSTTSTTDNNVPTFPQRKKGKHKNRWRDSSAENRVIGDYEVEEWKDVDYESTQSSRSTISRSASLVIIGGFLIAS comes from the exons gtGGCGTGGGTCCGCGTGGATACTCAGACAATCTTGAGCATCCACCACAACATAATTACGCAGAACGCGCGCATCAGCCTGTCGTACAACGACCACCGCTCGTGGTACCTGCACATCAAGAACGTGCAGGAGGTGGACCGCGGCTGGTACATGTGCCAGGTCAACACCGACCCCATGCGCTCCAGGAAGGGATACCTGCAGGTGGTGGGTGAGTATACTACCTCCATCAGCCTGTCGTACAACGACCACCGCTCGTGGTACCTGCACATCAAGAACGTGCAGGAGGTGGACCGCGGCTGGTACATGTGCCAGGTCAACACCGACCCCATGCGCTCCAGGAAGGGATACCTGCAGGTGGTGGGTGAGTATACTACCTCCATCAGCCTGTCGTACAACTACCACCGCTCGTGGTACCTGCACATCAAGAACGTGCAGGAGGTGGACCGCGGCTGGTACATGTGCCAGGTCAACACCGACCCCATGCGCTCCAGGAAGGGATACCTGCAGGTGGTGGGTGAGTATACTACCTCCATCAGCCTGTCGTACAACGACCACCGCTCGTGGTACCTGCACATCAAGAACGTGCAGGAGGTGGACCGCGGCTGGTACATGTGCCAGGTCAACACCGACCCCATGCGCTCCAGGAAGGGATACCTGCAGGTGGTGGGTGAGTATACTACCTCCATCAGCCTGTCGTACAACGACCACCGCTCGTGGTACCTGCACATCAAGAACGTGCAGGAGGTGGACCGCGGCTGGTACATGTGCCAGGTCAACACCGACCCCATGCGCTCCAGGAAGGGATACCTGCAGGTGGTGGGTGAGTATACTACCTCCATCAGCCTGTCGTACAACGACCACCGCTCGTGGTACCTGCACATCAAGAACGTGCAGGAGGTGGACCGCGGCTGGTACATGTGCCAGGTCAACACCGACCCCATGCGCTCCAGGAAGGGATACCTGCAGGTGGTGG TACCGCCAGTGATAATAGACAATATGACGTCCACCGACATGGTGGTACGCGAAGGTACCAACGTGACCATGGTCTGCCGCGCCACTGGCTATCCTGAACCATATGTCATGTGGAGGCGGGAAGACGGACAGGAATTCAACTGTAATGGCGAATCAG TGAACGTGGTGGATGGTGAAAATTTAACGATATCGAAAGTGTCTCGACTTCACATGGGTGCCTACTTGTGTATCGCCTCGAACGGAGTCCCGCCATCGATCAGCAAGCGCGTCGTGCTTATGGTGCAAT TTCCACCGATGTTGTCCATACCCAACCAACTGGAAGCGGCGTACATTGGGCAGGACGTGACGCTGGAGTGCCACACGGAGGCGTACCCCTCCTCCATCAACTACTGGACCACTGACCGCGGAGACATGATCATATCAG GAAATAAATACATCACGTCACTAAGCGACGACAGTTACAGTCGGAAAATGAAATTGACTATACGGAGGGTATCGTCAAGAGATTTTTCATCTTACCGCTGCGTCGCGAAGAACTCCCTCGGCGAGACGGATGGGCTTATCCGACTTGACG AAATCCCCGCACCTTCGACGACGAGCACCACGGACAATAACGTCCCCACATTTCCTCAAAGGAAGAAAG GTAAACATAAAAATCGTTGGCGGGACAGCTCCGCCGAGAACAGAGTCATAGGAGACTACGAAGTAGAAGAGTGGAAAGATGTCG ATTACGAGTCGACGCAATCTTCCCGGTCCACCATCAGTCGAAGCGCTTCTCTGGTCATCATTGGAGGCTTTTTGATTGCCAGCTGA